CAGGTCTGATGACTAAAAATATTAAACTAACTCCAATGCTGCGGCAGTTTATGGAGATAAAAGAAAAACACCCTGATAAACTTATCTTGTTTAGAATGGGTGATTTTTATGAAACCTTTTTTGATGATGCCCAGCGTGCAGCAAAACTATTAGGTATCACTCTCACCGCCAGAAATAAGAATAATGAAAATCCTGTCCCGTTAGCCGGTTTCCCCTATCATGCTCTGGATAATTACCTTGATAAACTGATAAAGCAGGGTGTGAAAGTGGTTATCTGTGAGCAGACCGAAGACCCGAAACAAGCCAAAGGTCTGGTAAAACGAGGGATCATTGATATTATTACCCCGGGTTCTGTGATAGATAGCAAGTTGATTGCTAAAAGTGATAATAATTTTCTGGCAGCGATCCATCCGGGAACTGAGGGTTTTTCAGGTATTGCCTTTATAGATGTTTCCACGGCGGAATTTATCTTCACAGAGATCCCTGATTCTGAGATAACTAACGAGGTTATGCGGCTGCTTCCCGCTGAGATCATTGTGACAAATGAAGAATATAAACAAAAGCTGGAAGAGAAATACAAGGATTCAAACATCACTTTCACCTTGTTTGAGAACTGGTATTTTGATGAACAGGAAGCTGATAAAATCCTCAAAGAGCACTTTGGCACTACCACCCTGGAAGGCTTTGGTGCTCATGATAAACCTCTAGGGAAAACAGCTGCCGGCATTGCTCTTGCCTATCTGAAAACTCTTAAGATTGATGCCCTTGATCATATCACTTCCCTGCATTATTATTCCCTTTCAGATTATATGCAGCTTGATGAAGTAACACGCAGAAACCTTGAACTTGTGCGCTCCATGCGCTATAGCACAGCCTATGGAAGTCTGCTTTCTATCCTTGATAAAACCCAAACTCCCATGGGGTCAAGACTGATCAAAAACTGGGTTTTGAATCCCCTGATCAAAAGAACTGAAATTGAAAAACGTTTTATGGCGGTTGCTGCTCTGAAAAATGATATAATTAGAACTGAAGAATTACGCATGGTGCTGGATAAGATTGGCGATCTCAGCCGTATCATCTCCAAAGTAGGCACCATGCGAGTTAATCCCAGAGAACTGATCGCTCTGCATAACTTTCTGCTTACAGCAGTTGAACTTCGTAATCTGCTGAGTGATTTTCAAGAGCCTACTATTAAGGAATTATATGCCAGTATCCAGAATTATGAAGCTATTACTGAATATATAGATAAAAGCATTCAACCTGAACCACCACTTGTGATAACTGAAGGAAATATCATCAAAGACGGCTATGAAGCGGGTTTGGATGAATTGCGTGAGATCAGCCGTAATGGTAAATCCTGGATTGCCCGGCTGGAAGCAGAAGAACGCAAAACTACCGGCATATCATCTCTCAAAGTTGGTTATAACCGTGTGTTTGGTTATTACCTGGAAGTTACTCAAGCGCATAAGGACAAAATCCCAGAGCACTATATTCGCAAGCAGACCCTCGTAAATTCCGAACGCTATATCAGCCCTCAGCTCAAAGAATATGAAGCAAAAGTACTGGGTGCCGAAGAACGGATAAAAAATCTGGAATATGAATTATATAACACTATCCGCAAGCATCTGCATGACCAGATCCCCTTGCTGCAGCAATTTGTGGATGTGGTTGCTCAACTGGATGTGTTCACCTGTTTTGGCTGGCTGGCATATTATAATGATTATGTGCAGCCGGAGTTTAGTGATAACGGTATCATGCAGATCACTGATTGCCGGCATCCGGTTATTGAGAAGCTGCTTACTGATGAACAGTATATTCCCAATGATGTGGAACTCAATAGCACAGATAATCGCATAGTCCTGCTTACTGGACCAAATATGGCAGGTAAATCTACATATTTAAGGCAAATAGGTTTGCTGGTGATCATGGCTCAAAGCGGTTGCTTTGTCCCCGCAAAATCTGCTCTCCTGCCCGTGTTTGATAAAGTATTCACCCGTGTGGGAGCTTCTGATAATCTGGCGATGGGTCAGAGCACATTTTTAGTTGAAATGCTGGAAACTGCCAATATCCTGAATTCTGCCACTTCTGATTCCCTGATACTTCTAGATGAGATCGGCAGAGGCACCAGCACATTTGATGGACTCAGCCTTGCCTGGTCTATCGTGGAATATATCCACAATCATCCCCGTCTGCAGGCAAAAACACTGTTTGCCACGCACTATCATGAGCTCACAGAACTGGAAAACCTGCTAACTGGCGTAAAGAATTATAATATCGCTGTTCAGGAATGGAATGATACTATAGTATTTCTTCGTAAGATCAAGCGTGGCAGTGCTGATCAAAGTTATGGGATTCAGGTAGCCCGTCTTGCTGGCGTGCCCAATGCCGTGATCTCTCGCGCAAAAGAAATTCTGGGTAATCTTGAAGAACACGAACTTAGTCCCCAGGGACTTAGCGGACAATCCAGAAGAAAGAAGAAGCAAAAAGAAAGTTCTCAGCTTGATATTTTCGATGCCATGGTTCAGCTTGATACTGAGAAAAATGAAATATTGGAAGAAATAAAGAAAATCGATGTGAATAACCTCACCCCTATAGAGGCTATCAATAAACTGGCAGAATTGAAAAAGAAACTCTAAACAAAGGAGTTAATATGAAAACGACAACTGGATTTCTGATCATCCTCCTGTTCGCTACTCTCATGATCAATGCTAATGATATTTCTGATCCTATCAATGATTTTGGCTTTGATCTATTGCGTCAGATAGATGCAGAAGATAATATTGTCATCTCACCTTACAGCGTTTTCACTGCCCTGGCAATGACTGCGGAAGGCGCTGATAAGGAAACACTTTCTCAAATGCGCTCAGTTCTTAAGCTTGATAAAAATATCACTACTGCTGAAAGCCTGGGTGCTCTGCAAAATTACCTCCTTACGCAATCTGGTGATAATGTGGAATTGAAAATTGCCAACGCTCTCTGGATGGCAAATAATTACAAGATCAGAGAATCCTTTATCAATAAAATAGAAATTGACTACCAGGCGGAACTTCACCAGTCAGATTTCTATGACCAGAAAATGGTCTTGCAGGAAATTAATCAATGGGTTGCAGGTAAGACTAATGATAAAATCCCTGAAATCCTGCAATATCTGAATCCCGCTAGCAAGCTTGTTCTGCTGAATGCAATTTATTTTAAAGCCAAATGGCAGCATAAATTCAATCCCAGATTCACAAAAAAAGAAGACTTTCATCTGAATTCTAATGAGATCATAAAGGCAGATATGATGCACATTACCAAAAGATTTAATTATTATGAGGATGATATCTTGCAGGCGGTCAGGATGAGATATGATGATAGCGATTATTCCATGCTCATACTTCTGCCCAAAGAATCTTCCCAGTTGCCTGATGCCTTAGGTAAACTGAATAAAGAATATTATAATGAAATAAACTCTAACTGGATTACCGGAAAATCTGTGATCGTGGCTCTTCCCAAATTTAAAATTGATTATTCCCGCATGTTGAATGATGATCTAATCGCCATGGGAATGCCCGTCGCATTTACATCTGAAGCAGATTTCAGCCGGATTAATGAGATGATGGATTTGGAAATCGGACAGGTACAGCACCGCGGTTTTATTGATGTGGATGAAACTGGCTCCGAAGCCGCTGCTGCCACAGCAGTAACCATGAAACTGAATTCAGCAGGACCTCCCAAAGATCAGTATGAGTTCACAGCAGATCATCCCTTCATCTTCCTGCTCCAGGAAAACACTCACAACCTGATCCTTTTCGCTGGGATTGTAAGTAATCCTGAGTAAGATCATGGAAAAAATACTGATAAGTGCCTGTCTGGCAGGAGTTAATTGTAAATATGATGGTGATAATAACCTTCATCCTGAAATAATGAAACTTGTCCAGTCCGGTGAAGCAATACTGGTTTGCCCTGAGCAGTTAGGTGGCTTACCCACTCCCCGTCTTGCCTCTGAAATTATTGGAGAAAATGTATTTAACAGCTCAGGAGAAGACGTTACAGCTCAATTTATCAAAGGAGCCCAGGAAACACTTCGGCTGGCAAAGCTATACGGCATCATCAAAGCCATCCTCAAAGAACGCTCCCCCTCCTGCGGAGTACATTACATCTATGACGGCACATTCTCCGGCAAAAATATAAAATGCTCCGGCTTCACCTGCCGCCTCCTGCAAGCAAATGGTATAAAAATCCTCAGCGAAGAGGAATTATAAAATTAAAAAGCCCCGGATAATTCCGGGGCTTTTATATATCAATAAGATTATTATCTTAACTGAATTTCAAGATTGATTTCTTAATACGCTCTACTGCATCATAGATTTCTTCTTCTGTGATCACCAGTGGTGGTGCAAAGCGGATTATATGCTGATGAGTTGGTTTGGCAAGCACACCATTCTTCTTCATCTCCACACACACATCCCAGGCTTCTTTGCCATTTGTGGGTTCAATGATGATAGCATTCAAAAGTCCTTTTCCCCGTACTGTTTTGATCATCGGGCTATCTATCTCTTCCATTAATTTACGGAATAATTTTCCTAGTCTTTCAGCATTTTCCGTCAGTTTCTCATCTCTGATAACTTCCAGTGCTGCTTTGGCAACAGTACATGCCAGCGGGAATCCACCAAATGTGGAACCATGTTCGCCGGGTTTGATGCACAGCATGATATCTTTGGAGGCAAGTACGGCTGATACCGGTAACACGCCACCAGAAATTGCTTTTCCTAAGATCACCATATCTGGATGGATTTCTTCCCAGTCACATGCCAGCAGACGTCCAGTACGTGCTATACCTGTCTGCACTTCATCAGCAACGAATAATACATTGTGCTGATGACAAAGATCAAGACACTTCTTCAGGTAACCATGTTCCGGCACAAAAACACCTGCTTCACCCTGAATAGGTTCGACAATAAAGGCTGCTACGTTGTCACCCTTTTCTGCCAGCAGTTTTGCCAGAGCATCGGTATCATTATAGGGTATGATCTCTATCCCTGGTGTAAATGGTCCATATTCATTATAGGCAACTGGATCTGTAGATGCGGATACAATACTAATAGTTCTGCCATGGAAATTATTTTCAGCAAAGATCAGAAGTGCTTCATTTTTTGGCACACCTTTCTTCTGATATGCCCATTTACGGCTCAGCTTCATAGCAGTTTCCACTGCTTCTGCTCCTGTATTCATCGGTAACACCATATCATATCCAAAATATTCAGTGATAAATTTCTCATATTCACCTAATTTATTATTGTAAAATGCCCGGCTGGTGAGGGTAAGTTCCTTTGCCTGATCAATAAGTGCCTGAATGATCACGGGATGGCAATGTCCCTGATTTACAGCGGAATATGCTGATAAAAAGTCATAATATTCATTCCCTTCCGGATCCCAGACTTTAGTGCCTTTACCTTTAGCTATCACTATTGGCAGTGGATGATAATTATGTGCACCATATTTGTTTTCCAGATCCATCGCTTCCTGGCTTCCGATTTTCCCATACTTCAATTCTGTCATAATACCTCCTTTGAAGTTCTGTTATTTTTTATTACAATAATATTAAAACTATCTTAATGTCAAATGATTTTTCTACTCAAAATCTTTATCTATAATTTCACTGATTTCTATCATTTACGTTCCATTATTATTACCTATCTAACCCTCTTCAGGTGGAACAACAAAGCACATAGTGACATTTTTTTGTTAGATTGTGCTTTGTTGTTCTGCCTTATAGGTGCTAAATTGTTTCTAAGAAGACGTTTGAATGACTATTTAGTGGATTTTAACTGGAATATCAAGGGAAATCATGAAATTCAGTGAAATTACTAATTTATTGATTTATATCAGTTTTTATTTAAGAGTACAGTTGTTCCCTTTAGTTAATGATATCCTTTGATCATACTTCGCTGTTCTCTCTTTTCAGGAAGATATCAGTGTCAAAAAGATAGCCGTTCTTGATCAGATTTCTGCCCCCAATAGTAATTTTTGCTGCGTGTGTGTGTACCCCCCCCAGAGATTCGTAAAAAGCTCTGGCAGGATTTTTTTCAAGACACCAAATGAGAAACTGCTTCCAACCCTCATGATGAAAATCAATTACAATCTGATCCAGCATCATTTTGCCAATGCCTTGCTTTTGATATTCCGGTAAAATGTACATGGCATAAACCTCAGCGTCATATAGCAGCTCTTCATCACGCAAGTTGCCACCAGTGATAAATCCGACTACAATATCATCCTTTTCTGCCACATAGAAATAATCACTCAGTTTCGCCATGCAGTTTTTCCAGTTATCCTGTGAGCGGCCATAGGACAGCTTGCCCAGAACGTAATTATCAATTATTCCTCTATAAGCATCCCGCCACGTATCCACATGAATATATGATATCTGCCTCAGGTCTTTGCAATCTGCTTTTCTGATCTTGATCATAATCTGCTCTCCCTGCTCATTTCATATAGCATTTCTATTTCTGCCTGCCACTTTTCCGATTCTGGTGTCTCTAATATCAGGGGAATTTCGTCAAATCTGTCATCCTGCATGATATATTCAAAACAGGTTTTGCCTATCAATCCTTCTCCAATTGAAGCATGACGGTCTTTGCGAGAGCCTAATTCGATCTTGGAGTCGTTAAGATGCATACCCCGCAGCCAGTTGAAGCCTACAATACTGTCAAATTCAACAAAGGTTTTCTGGCATGCGTCCTTAGTTCGCAGATCATAGCCAGCTCCAAAAGTATGACAAGTATCCAGGCACACTCCGATCCGGTCTTTATCATCCACCATTTCAATTATGCGGTTCAAATGCTCAAACCTGTATCCCATCCTTGTTCCCTGTCCAGCTGTATTCTCTATCACTATGCAAAGACTCTCGGTTTTCTGGTGGCAGATATTGATCGTTTCGGCACAGATCTGCAGGCAATCATCTTCTGAAACCAGTTTTTTATGAGCACCTGGATGGATATTCAAATACTTAAGCCCTAATGATTCGCAGCGTTTAATTTCTTCAATCAAAGAATTACGAGAGATTTTGAGCTTGTCTGACTCGGGACTGCCAATATTGACCAGATAGCTGGCATGGGGTAAAATAAAATCTGGAGTTATATCATATTGTTCACATCTTTGCTTAAATAATTGAATGTTTGCTTCTTCCAGAGGACTGGCAAACCAGCTTTTCTGGTTTTTAGTAAATAATGCAAATGCTTTTGCACCGATCTTTCTGGCATTCTCAGGGGCATTTTCCACACCCCCGCCTGCACTTACGTGCGCTCCGATATATTTCATAAAGTCTCCATAATTTCGTTCTTGTGTTTATGAAAATCTTACATTTCTTGTCAAGAATGGTTTTTTGGGGGAAGAAAAGACTTAGAGGACATAGCGGACTTAGTGAACGAAGTAAATATTGGTAACTGTCTCCGCTAAGTCCGCTGCATCCACAAAAATATTTTTTTGAACATGGACTGTAATAAATAGCATGTATCCCCCCGAAATTAAAATATTCTCAACAATATTAGAGTAAATTGAATTTATAACAAAAATATTAAATTACTTACATAACATCTTAGCTCCAGATAATATGACATCGACTAAAATAAACACAATAAAGAGCCAGGCCAGGAGTTTAGTTAAAGAAAAAGCAGGTAGAAATAATTTCAAGTAAATTTGTTTATATTTTGACTAATTTTAAATCAAATAATTGCACTTTAAAGCAAATTGCAATTGAATTTGATAAAAGTGTAACCGTTTATAAAACTAAAGGCTATTGAGAAGAAAGAATCAAACACAAAAAAGGTTACATTATATATCGATCAATTTAGTTGCTTCATCTAGGATGAAATTTACCATTGAAGAGTAATCTAAATGACCAGCAAGGTAATTATTGCGTATGATAATTATCAAGCAGAGATTATGTTTTTCCATAATAAAAGAAACCATTATGCTAACTTACTTTTAACCTTCTGGCAATATAGGAGCAACAAAGGGGCAAGAAGTAAGCAAGGCAAGGCGGCACGGCATGACATCTAAGTGTTATGCCGTTCAGCCTTGCACAACCTATAGGTTGCCCCTTTGTTACCAGTATGCTGCCAGTAAGCTTCTTTAATGCATACAGTGGGGCTTTTGAGGCAATCCAGATAATTTTCCGGAGCAATTTTGCCTTTGCGGCAGTGATATGAAATTTACTTACAAAAAGTAAGGTTATTTCTGCCTCTACACTATCAGAAATCTTAATGGGAGTAGAAAGACAATCATTTTTAAGGGACTAATTGTTTATAAATTATTCTGGTGAGTTGAGGATAAAATTCAGATGAAAACGGAGGGATGCCAGACTGTAATAAATAGTCATTGACAATTGAAAAGCCATGTACA
The window above is part of the Candidatus Stygibacter australis genome. Proteins encoded here:
- the mutS gene encoding DNA mismatch repair protein MutS, with the protein product MTKNIKLTPMLRQFMEIKEKHPDKLILFRMGDFYETFFDDAQRAAKLLGITLTARNKNNENPVPLAGFPYHALDNYLDKLIKQGVKVVICEQTEDPKQAKGLVKRGIIDIITPGSVIDSKLIAKSDNNFLAAIHPGTEGFSGIAFIDVSTAEFIFTEIPDSEITNEVMRLLPAEIIVTNEEYKQKLEEKYKDSNITFTLFENWYFDEQEADKILKEHFGTTTLEGFGAHDKPLGKTAAGIALAYLKTLKIDALDHITSLHYYSLSDYMQLDEVTRRNLELVRSMRYSTAYGSLLSILDKTQTPMGSRLIKNWVLNPLIKRTEIEKRFMAVAALKNDIIRTEELRMVLDKIGDLSRIISKVGTMRVNPRELIALHNFLLTAVELRNLLSDFQEPTIKELYASIQNYEAITEYIDKSIQPEPPLVITEGNIIKDGYEAGLDELREISRNGKSWIARLEAEERKTTGISSLKVGYNRVFGYYLEVTQAHKDKIPEHYIRKQTLVNSERYISPQLKEYEAKVLGAEERIKNLEYELYNTIRKHLHDQIPLLQQFVDVVAQLDVFTCFGWLAYYNDYVQPEFSDNGIMQITDCRHPVIEKLLTDEQYIPNDVELNSTDNRIVLLTGPNMAGKSTYLRQIGLLVIMAQSGCFVPAKSALLPVFDKVFTRVGASDNLAMGQSTFLVEMLETANILNSATSDSLILLDEIGRGTSTFDGLSLAWSIVEYIHNHPRLQAKTLFATHYHELTELENLLTGVKNYNIAVQEWNDTIVFLRKIKRGSADQSYGIQVARLAGVPNAVISRAKEILGNLEEHELSPQGLSGQSRRKKKQKESSQLDIFDAMVQLDTEKNEILEEIKKIDVNNLTPIEAINKLAELKKKL
- a CDS encoding serpin family protein — translated: MKTTTGFLIILLFATLMINANDISDPINDFGFDLLRQIDAEDNIVISPYSVFTALAMTAEGADKETLSQMRSVLKLDKNITTAESLGALQNYLLTQSGDNVELKIANALWMANNYKIRESFINKIEIDYQAELHQSDFYDQKMVLQEINQWVAGKTNDKIPEILQYLNPASKLVLLNAIYFKAKWQHKFNPRFTKKEDFHLNSNEIIKADMMHITKRFNYYEDDILQAVRMRYDDSDYSMLILLPKESSQLPDALGKLNKEYYNEINSNWITGKSVIVALPKFKIDYSRMLNDDLIAMGMPVAFTSEADFSRINEMMDLEIGQVQHRGFIDVDETGSEAAAATAVTMKLNSAGPPKDQYEFTADHPFIFLLQENTHNLILFAGIVSNPE
- a CDS encoding DUF523 domain-containing protein, which gives rise to MEKILISACLAGVNCKYDGDNNLHPEIMKLVQSGEAILVCPEQLGGLPTPRLASEIIGENVFNSSGEDVTAQFIKGAQETLRLAKLYGIIKAILKERSPSCGVHYIYDGTFSGKNIKCSGFTCRLLQANGIKILSEEEL
- the rocD gene encoding ornithine--oxo-acid transaminase, with the translated sequence MTELKYGKIGSQEAMDLENKYGAHNYHPLPIVIAKGKGTKVWDPEGNEYYDFLSAYSAVNQGHCHPVIIQALIDQAKELTLTSRAFYNNKLGEYEKFITEYFGYDMVLPMNTGAEAVETAMKLSRKWAYQKKGVPKNEALLIFAENNFHGRTISIVSASTDPVAYNEYGPFTPGIEIIPYNDTDALAKLLAEKGDNVAAFIVEPIQGEAGVFVPEHGYLKKCLDLCHQHNVLFVADEVQTGIARTGRLLACDWEEIHPDMVILGKAISGGVLPVSAVLASKDIMLCIKPGEHGSTFGGFPLACTVAKAALEVIRDEKLTENAERLGKLFRKLMEEIDSPMIKTVRGKGLLNAIIIEPTNGKEAWDVCVEMKKNGVLAKPTHQHIIRFAPPLVITEEEIYDAVERIKKSILKFS
- a CDS encoding GNAT family N-acetyltransferase, translating into MIKIRKADCKDLRQISYIHVDTWRDAYRGIIDNYVLGKLSYGRSQDNWKNCMAKLSDYFYVAEKDDIVVGFITGGNLRDEELLYDAEVYAMYILPEYQKQGIGKMMLDQIVIDFHHEGWKQFLIWCLEKNPARAFYESLGGVHTHAAKITIGGRNLIKNGYLFDTDIFLKRENSEV
- the nfo gene encoding deoxyribonuclease IV, which codes for MKYIGAHVSAGGGVENAPENARKIGAKAFALFTKNQKSWFASPLEEANIQLFKQRCEQYDITPDFILPHASYLVNIGSPESDKLKISRNSLIEEIKRCESLGLKYLNIHPGAHKKLVSEDDCLQICAETINICHQKTESLCIVIENTAGQGTRMGYRFEHLNRIIEMVDDKDRIGVCLDTCHTFGAGYDLRTKDACQKTFVEFDSIVGFNWLRGMHLNDSKIELGSRKDRHASIGEGLIGKTCFEYIMQDDRFDEIPLILETPESEKWQAEIEMLYEMSRESRL